CTGACTGTTCCATTTGTTCTAATATGAATGCTCTCATGACTCTGTCGATGGTATAAGTGCCAGTAGTCTCTATCTCTTGAACGATCGAATAGCGACATAGACTGGAAAAATGTGCAATCGGAAAGCCTTGATTGAATTTTATCATTAGTTCCTTAAAGAGACCATAGTCCCAGTTATGCGTGATCGAAAGAATATTGATGGCTCTCTTTTCCTCGTCGCTTAAGTACAAATAAAAACGTCTAATTGCATCTTCTCCCACGTTGAGCTGTGATACTCGTTCCCTTAGGGATTCGATATTTTCCTCTGTGTGCTGTTCGTATTCTGAAGCATATCTATCAAGAAGGTACGGAATTCCTGCACTAGTACTAATAATGGTATCCGTTATGATTTCATCATCAATCTCACAATTATATAGAAATTTTTGTGAATGGGCATGTTTAAAGGGAACAAGAGGCACCTCATGAACGACTTGAGACCATTCGTGATTTATTTTGTTCCATTCCAATGGATCTCTACCACAAATGACGAAAAGTGCTTCGGGTAAGTGAATGATAAGCTCACGGATCCATTCGTCTTTGTTCGACATTGACCCTTGTGTTCTGTTTACGGTCCACAGAGCTTCGTGTGAATCTATAAACACTGTCAAAGGAGCTCTTTTATTTAGGGATAAATATCTTTTGATATCCATGGCTAGAAATTGCGACAAATAGGGAATCATTTCTCTGGGATTAAGCTTAGAATACTGTTCAAGGTATTCCAGTTGTTTAGCTGTAGCCCAATTCATCAGCTTTTTACCGCTTTTATAAATGAGAGCTATCCACGCTAAGAACTTATCGCTATCCGGAACAAGTTTCGAGTAATCTAGAATATTAGCTAGAGCCGACCCTTCTTCAAAAAAGTTGAGATCTTCTTTGCGCAAAGGAATATCCGGATTATACTTCCGCTCATAAACGGTTCTTGCAATATCGTAATAAGCCATATCGATGCGATATGAGCGAGACAAATGCCATCGAAGCTTATCCATAGCTTTTATCGGATCCCACGCATTCGAATCTTCAAAATCCAGATAAGCAAACATGGAGTTAGGGTAGCTTGTCTGCTGGAGATGCTGTAAGTGTCGAGAAAGATATGTTTTCCCTATACCGCCCATCCCATGATAATTCAAAACCGTAATTTCGTTCTTTTCACTTTTCTGTTCGAGAAAATGGATGAATACGTGCAATGCATTTTCTCGATTTACAAACAATCGTGGTTTCCTTAGAACTTCCAGCGAATGCCTCGACTTCAAACCCACTTAGTTTCACCCCAGTAAATCTCAGATTTGCTGTAGATACAAATTCGATCAATTATGAAAAAAGTCCTTCTTTTGACTAGTTCGTCAGTTGCTCCAGCCTATCAAATACAATGTGAGACTCCAGCTTGGTATCGAAAATATGACAGAAAAAACCGTCAGTTCTTCCTGACGGTTTTTTGTAGCTTACGATTTCATACTTCTCCAACGCTTACGCGTCTTTACCAAACGTCGCACCACCGTCTATATACAGCGGAGAACCCATCATAAATCTAGACTCATCAGAAGCGAGGTAAAGCGCAGCGTAAGCAACATCGATCGGAAGGCCGAGCTCGCCGCTTAATTGCCGCTTCTTAATACCTTCCAAAGCCTTCTCGGCATCGTCGTAAGCGGTTTTCAAATAGTTTTCCACGAACGGGGTCAGAATCGTACCTGGGAGGATCGCGTTTACCCGGATTCCATAGGAGGCATAATCAACCTGCATCGACTTGGTCAAAGCAAGCACCGCGCCCTTCGTCGCTGCGTATGCCGTTCTCCTCGCTAATCCAATCTCCGCGACACAGGAGGACATGTTAATAATGGAGCCCCTCTTCTTCTCCATCATATGGGGGACGACATATTTGCTCGGGAGGAAAACCCCGTTCACATTGACTTTCATTACCCGTTCCCAAGTGTCGAGCTCAAGCTCATGAACCGCCCCGACACCGCTAATGCCCGCGTTATTAAATAGCACATCGATACGACCGTACTTCTCAATGATCCGATCTACCATCGCTTTCACCGACTCGGGGCTTGTCACGTCTGCTTGGACGAATAGAGCTTCCCCGTTTGCCCGAACAATTTCCTCCGCTGTCGATTGTCCACTCTCTTCCGACAGATCGTTCACGATTACCGTAGCTCCCTCGGACGCGAACAGCAACGCGGTCGTTTTACCGATTCCCGATCCTGCACCCGTGATCAAAACGATTTTATCTTTCAATCTCATGACTGCACAACTCCTAAGTATGTATATGATAGTATTGCCAATTGCCAAACCAATTGTCGTAGCTTCTGGGTTGTTGTGGGTATTTCTGGGTTGTTTTAGGTTGTTTTAAATAGTTCTAGGTAGTTCTGGATGGTTCTGAGCGAGACCTTGCCATACTTATCTAAATCTAGCTCCTTAGTTTATTATAGTAAACTAAGATTTATATTATAAACTAACAACCTTATTATAACTTCATTGTAGGCTAGAGACAAGAATTAAAGTGGACTAACTGGTCGAAAAACGGGGGGTCGATGTGTTGTAAGTCCATATGGACGGACTAATTCGTCGGATAGCGTGGTTCGGCGTGCACCAAGACGCTGTCGGCGGACTAATTGGCGGGATATCGAGTCTCGATGTGCTGTAACCCGTTGTCAGCGGACTAATTGGTGGAAAAGCGAGGTTCAGTGGGCTGCAAGCCGCTCTCAGCGGACTAATTGGTCGAAAAGCGTGGTTCTGTGTGCTGCAATACGCTGTGGACGGACTAATTGGTGGAAAAACGGGGATTCGGGGGCCGCAAGACGCTGTGGGCGGACTAATTGGTCGGATAGCGAGGTTCCGCGCGCTGCAAGCCGCTCTCAGCGGACTAATTGGTGGAAAAACGAGGTTCAGGGGGCTGCAAGCCGTTGTCAGCGGACTAATTGGTCGGATAGCGAGGTTCCGGGCGCTGCAAGCCGCTCTCAACGGACTAGTTGGTCGAAAAGCTTGGTTCCGGGCGCTGCAAGCCGCTCTCAGCGGACTAATTGGTTGGATAGCGAGGTTCAGTGTGCTCCAAGCCGCTCTCAGCGGACTAATTAGTCGGATAGCGAGGTTCGGCCGGCTGCAAGCCGTTGTCAGCGGACTAATTCGTCGGATAGCGAGGTTTCGGACGCTGCAAGCCGCTCTCAGCGGACTAATTCGTCGGAAACCGAGGTTCGGCCGGCTGCAAGCCGCTCTCAGCGGACTAATTGGTCAGAAAGCGAGGTTCGGCGTGCTACAAGCCGCTCTCAACGGACTAATTGGTCGATAAACGCGGGCGCCCCCACGCACAACAAAAGGAATGCCGCGGTGGCATCCCTTTAATGTTAACGTCATTAATCAATCGCTATTGGTGTGTTAGGATCATTGCCCCACTCGGCCCATGATCCTTCGTAAGGTCGAACATTCTGATAACCAAGTAATCTGAGGACAAAATATTGGTGCGCTCCGCGTACGTTAGTTTGGCAGTAAGGAACGATCGTTTTCTCCTTCTGCACACCAGCGCTTTCGAAGAGTTGTTTTAACGCCAGATAACTTTTGAATTTCGGCTGATCTGGAATTGTTTTATCGATAGTATCAGTCCACTCCAGATGAATCGCGCCCGGGATATAGCCACCCCGCTCGTTGTTTCTCAGTTCTGTCCCACGGAATTCCTCTATCGTACGAGCATCAAGATGAACTACCTGCTCCCCGTTTAACTCCTGCACCAGTTGGCCTTGGGTTGTAATTAACTCCGGATTGATAGTCGCTTCAAAATTCCCTTGCCGAGCCTCGACCGTATCTTTAGAAATAGTTTTTCCGCTCGCTTTCCACGAGGTGAAGCCACCATTCAATATCCTAACATTATCCCATTTACCGTAATATTCTAAGGCATAGAAAACACGTGCGGAATTGTTGGACAAACCATCGTCGTATACAATAACGGTCGTATCCGCATTTATTCCTCTCTCTTGCGCCAACTCTGTAAACCGCTCGGAAGAAATGATATGAATTCCATCTGCCGCCTTCAACTGCCCAGAGGTCAGTGAAACTGCCCCGGGAATGTGTCCTTCCTCATATCCCTTCGGTCGAGCATCAATGATTACCACTTGCTCGTCATGCAATTGTTGCTCAACCCAATCAGCATTCACGAGTAAAAAATCATTTGGATATTGCTCTGAAATCCCCATTATAAACACCTCTCCTATTAAAATAAGTTCATACTCAAGTATCGCTCTCCAGAATCTGGAGCTATGCACAAAATCCGCTTATCTGGCCCAAGCTTTTTCGCGGCTTCCAAAGCCGTCCATACGGAAGCCCCGGCAGATGGTCCGACTAAAATTCCTTCTTGTGAAGCCAATTCACGCATCGTTCGTATGGCATCTTCATCCGAAACTTGAACGATTTCGTTATATAATTCTGTATTCAATATGGAAGGAATAAATCCGGGACTTGTTCCGACCAATTTATGTGGACCCGCTTGTCCTCCTGAGAGAACAGGGGAGCCTTTAGGTTCAACAACAACAATACGAATACCAGGAATCTTTTCTTTTAACACCTCTCCGGTCCCTGTAATCGTCCCACCAGTTCCAGATGTTGCGATAAAGACATCTAGCCTACCCTCCATCTGCTCAATAATTTCTAGTGCAGTCGTCCCCTTGTGGGCATCTGGGTTAGCTGGGTTTTCAAACTGTTGTGGAATAAAGCTATTCGCAATTTCCTCTTTTAATTCTAGAGCTTTCTTGATTGCACCGGGCATTCTTTCGTCAGCTGCGGTAAGTACAACTTCTGCGCCATAGGCTTTAAGGATATTAATGCGTTCCAAAGACATATTATCCGGCATGATTAAGATGGCCCGATACCCTTTCGCAGCTGCATTCATGGCCAAGCCAATTCCAGTATTGCCACTTGTCGGCTCAATAATTGTAGAGCCTGGCTTCAAGAGACCTGCTTTTTCTGCTTGTATAATCATGTTAGAAGCTGCTCTATCCTTGACACTGCCACTTGGATTAAACAATTCTAATTTCACGTATACTTCTGCATCGTCCTTACCGACAAGTCGATTGAGCTTGATTACTGGCGTGTTACCAATCAATTCTGTAACGCTATTATACAATTTATTTATTTGAGTCATCATATTTCCCACTTTTCAACGTTTTTTCTTCCATATATACAACTTATTCAATGTGTTTTGTTGGATATTGTAATTATAGATAACTAGCTTCAATGTGTCAATAAATGGACCGATTTGTAACCTATTCACCATCACTGTAATACCCTATATAGACAAATGACTATTTTAAGCGGAGGTTATATTATGGATCGCGGATTTTTCCCAGGTGGTGGTTTTGGAGGAGGTTTCGGACGCCCCTTCTTCCGACCATTCCCTCATCCTTTTTTCCCAAATCGTTTCTTATTTCCGTTCTTCTCCTTCTCCCCGTTTTTCTTTCCTTTCTTCAGAGATGAGAAAACAGATGACATGTTATTCGCGCAACACCAAGCCCAGCATGGTGACACGTTAGCAGCAGTGGGGCACAAATATAACATCCCCTATTCCATACTGGAGGAAGCGAACCCGCACATCGCTAATCCAAATCAACTGAATCCCGGAGAAATAGTATCCGTGCCTCGTATTTCCAATATGGTTTGCCAAAAGAGCTATTCCGAAATGACGGGTTCAATGCAGCAAGGTCAGACCATGATGCAACCATCTTCTGCCCCTAGGAATGGCTGAGAAGAAAACCATTGATGATTTACAGGGTATTCAAGTAATTATATAATACTTCTAAGGTAACGCGAAGTTAACTCCCCCCTTATGGGCTGGAGTTTTTTGCTTTATTATAAACATTCGAGGAGGAGATTCTATGCTACAAAAGTTTAATGCGGCCGATCGAGTGTTGAGTAACAATACGTTTATTTCTAATGAAGTTCAATACAATCTGCTCCACCGTATTTCCGAATCAACGGGTTCTTCCTGCTTAAAGGCAGATGATGAAACGATGATCTATGCCCAGTCAACGGGAAACAACGCGTGGATTTGGATTTCTAAGAACATCTCCGTAACTAGGCAGGATGAGCTACTGCAAGAACTAATAGATTTCCTTAAAGGGACTACATTGCCAGGAGTCTCTGGAGAACCAACGCTGACAGAACGCTTTGCGCAAATTTATTCCAAGGCAAATAGTGTTCAATATCAACCTACTATGAGATTAGAGTCTTACTTTTGTTCAGAACTACATAAGCCGGTTAATGTAAGGGGAACAATGCGCAAAGCAACGAGAGAAAACGTGGAAACTGTAGCGGAGTTTTTGGCCGGCTTCTCAGAGGGTGCATATGGGATCGTGGTGGACCCAGCTACTCAAATTCCAGAAGCAGTGGGAATCATTGATACAGGTGGTCTATATCTCTGGTTCGTAGACGGTCATCCTGCATCAATGGCTAATATCGCACATCGCTCTCCAAGACATGCCAGAATCAATGCGGTTTACACCCCAGCCTCCTTCAGAAAGAAAGGATATGCAAGCGCACTAGTCGCAGAGTTATGCTCCATCATCACATCTGAGAGCTTAGTACCTATGCTGTATGCTGACTTAAACAATCCAGATTCAAATAAGGTTTACCAAAAAATAGGCTTCGTTGAAAGTGGGAAAATAGTTAACATTAAGTTTAAGTAGATATTGAAAGCAATTGAATTAAAAAACGTACTAAAAGGTAAAATTCCTCCTTTGCCCAGTAAGTGCAACCCCAATTAAAATACCATATAAAATAAATATTTACATTAATCCCAATTAATTACTATTTGTTGCTTCATGTCGATTATTATCAGGTGATACATAATAGTGGAAGAATAGCTGGTACCTTTAAGAGCGAACTCAAATCATGAAGGAGGTGCTGAAGGTCTAAATTTTATTTGAACAGGCAGTTTAGAGCAACCTTTTGCTTATGAATCGCGTTATGTTAAATAATTTGATGTAAAAAACTGCCATTTCAAACGAGGGATTTTAATGCGAGTTATTGTTATCTGCTTTTTGCTTATACTTGCTTTTTTGACTGGATGCTCAAATCAAGCGAGAAACATACCACAATTATCCAAAGAAATCCAATCGCTGGATTCCTATCCTGCACATATTGCTTGGGATGATAATCTCTACGGAATATCACTTGAAGAAATCCATCAAGATGGGCTCGGAATAGATCTCGGCATAGTGGAGCGTTTCACATTAGAGATAAAAAATAACGGGGAATCAAATATTCTACCTGTTGGAAGCAAGATTTATGAAATTGTTAACATAGATATTAAAGAATCAATTGCAGTTGAATTAGACGGTAAATATATAAAAGCAAATAAGCTCCAAAGTCTACAATGATTTATGAACGGTTTTTAAGTATTTTCAATAAACAGTAGTAAACAACCATAATAAAAATCATTGTAAAAAACCCCCACCATGTAATGAAGTGAGGGCCGAGATTTATCCTGGACCGAATTGTAACGATAACTCGTTGTTTACCAAGGCAATGTATCATCGAGATAGAAGAAGCTCCCGGACGGGCCATCCTCAGGTAGTGTTGCCGCCAAAATGCTTGTACGACTACCTTCTACCTCATCGATGTCCGCAGCACCTCCACCTAATCGAGTCCGAACCCAACCAGGGTGAACAGAGTTCACTTTAATGGATGTTCCTTTAAGCTCAGCTGCCAAATGAATTGTAAAAGCGTTCAGCGCTGTCTTGGATGCATTATAAGCAAATGTTTTGATCGAATATATAGGTGATTTAGAATCTGCATGTAGAGTAAGTGATCCGAGCACGCTCGATAAATTCACAATGCGTCCAGCATCCGATTTTAGAAGGAGTGGTAATAGAAGCTGTGTCAGATCAATTTGAGCGAAGAAGTTGGCATCAAATGTGTCACGAACAATATTCAGCGGTATTGTACTTGTTCGGTTAATAACTTCAATAGAAACATTTTCCTGATCCAGCAATATCCCTGCATTATTGATCAGAATATCTAGCTTCCCATAATTCTTATCGAAGTATTGATAAGCAGCCACATTGTCTTCATGCACATTCACGTCGATTTTAATACTTTCTACATTGAGACCATCTTGTTTAAACTGTTGAGCGACCTCATTCCCCTTCTGAGCATCACGTGCACCAATTACTACCGTAGCTCCTAGTTTAGCAAGCCCGCGCACCGTTTCCAATCCAATACCCCGAGCTCCGCCCGTTACAAACGCCACTTTACCGGTTAAATTTTGTGCTGTTGTCATATCTAAATCGTCTCCTTTGTCATTGCAAATTATGTGGGTGAGGTGAAACTTATTAATTGATTGAAAAAGCTCTCCATTACGGGAATGATCATTCTCTTTTACTTAAAAAAAGAATGATCTCTCTATTTGTGCAAAGCCTTAATTGAAATTTCGGCTATCCGGTACAGCTTTTCTTTGCTTATCGATGTTCGTGCCATTACTCTAAGTCCCAGAAGTGTATTAAGCAAGGGCTCCGCGAGATCTTTGGCATCCAAATCAGATACAAATTCTCCGTCCTGCTGACCCCATTGAATAATATCCGAGAGTAGCTGTTCCTCCGTTGCGAAGCCTTTAGTTGCCTTGGAATCTATATCCGCATCACGCCCAGCAAGCTCTATAGCAGCATTCACGAATAGACACCCCATAGGTGAAGAACCCTCTCTATCCTCAATGGTGTACTTGAAAATGAAATGAATAGCTTGCGAAGCTGTTTCAGCCTGTTTGATTCCACGTTGAAGGCGAGTATTCATGATGTCGGCATAACGATCCATAGCTTTAAGAAATAAAGTATGTTTATCACTAAAGGTGTCATACAGGCTTCTTCTGTGGATTCCCATACATTCAACAAGATCAGACACCGATGTTTTCTCATAGCCCTGTTCCCAGAAGAGCTGCATGGCCTTATGAAGTACCGCATCCTCATCGTATTCTTTGCTTCTTGCCACTCAAGCTCACCTCCCGAATTTAATATATCATTATGAGAACGATCAGTAAAGAATTAATTTTTATTACATAAAACAGATTAGGACGCTGATGCATTGACATCATTTCAACTGGAAAATTGCTGTCGAAGAGATAAACTTAATTCATGCAGCTGTTCGATTTCTACCTCAACTTTTTCTACGGTTTCGATTTGATTGTCACATACGCCCATCAATTCCTCCATTGAACTCATGCCCTGTTCTATTACTGCAGATATATGCGACATTTCGCTAGTTACACCAGCTGAATCTTCTTCTATGTTCGCCATCATTTGGCTCATGCTGGGAATAAACTCTAACAATTCGTCAATGGTCTGTTTCACGCGGTCAAAATCTTTAGCAAAGCTCTCTACTCGACCCATCGAAATTCGGACCATATCCTGTTCACTTTCCAGCTGAGAGGCAGTAAGATCGCTCTCGGCACGAATCGCTGACATAATGTCTTGGATTTCCTCGGCAGCACGCTGGCTATCACTCGCAAGCAATCGTATTTCCTTAGCTATGACCTCAAAACCTCTACCGTATTCACCTGATCTAGCAGCTTCAATAGAAGCATTCAAAGCGAGCAACTCCGTCTGATCAGCCATCTGTTGAATCCTAATGATCATGGCCTCCGCGCTCCTTGATGATTGCTTCAAAGCTACCATCGTATCCTCTACCTTGCTAACCGATTGCGCAATGAGTACCATGTCCCCTAACAGTGCTCCAGCTTCGTTATGACTTGCCACGACGGACAGTTCCGTTGAGCTTGCGTTCTCTTCCATTAGCTCTGACGAATGAAGTGAAGATTGAATACTCACATGAATGTTGCGGAGCTTTTCCCCCATTTGCTCCAGTGACCATGCTTGAGTACCCAGCCCACCTGTTACTTCCTCAAAGGCATATTTCATTTCCTTATTGGTGCGCACATTTTGTTTTATCGTCTCCGATACGTTACTAGAGGTGGTTCTGATCTGTTCGGATAAGGATTGTACATGCCCAAGCAGCTCCCTGACCTTGCTATCCTTGCTGTCTCTCTCAGCTTCCAATTGATCTGTTATTTGACGCTT
This portion of the Cohnella abietis genome encodes:
- a CDS encoding ATP-binding protein; this translates as MFVNRENALHVFIHFLEQKSEKNEITVLNYHGMGGIGKTYLSRHLQHLQQTSYPNSMFAYLDFEDSNAWDPIKAMDKLRWHLSRSYRIDMAYYDIARTVYERKYNPDIPLRKEDLNFFEEGSALANILDYSKLVPDSDKFLAWIALIYKSGKKLMNWATAKQLEYLEQYSKLNPREMIPYLSQFLAMDIKRYLSLNKRAPLTVFIDSHEALWTVNRTQGSMSNKDEWIRELIIHLPEALFVICGRDPLEWNKINHEWSQVVHEVPLVPFKHAHSQKFLYNCEIDDEIITDTIISTSAGIPYLLDRYASEYEQHTEENIESLRERVSQLNVGEDAIRRFYLYLSDEEKRAINILSITHNWDYGLFKELMIKFNQGFPIAHFSSLCRYSIVQEIETTGTYTIDRVMRAFILEQMEQSEPELTNDIKQYVANYYSDLIHNLQKNGIDARSAIKLTETMVEEVSRILEPEQFANWLAKHKAIGYSPLFVGRANELIEIHAFLSNSLYKGILINGNPGVGKTALIQFACKKAKEQDNWLTVMIRGRDLDYSHAASVFHDASKSLETDLGLELSDLHEAADKVIFDGEAWIRELQKVIREHNRFVIIAVDGIDEINPMDRDAVALLIKMFRASEMPDVRWIFTSREHAFHFNDNEMTTMQLSAMKERDIVLLMRAHLDNEGIHITEQELYSIAASTLGQPWMARIAAIYHWRNVARPYIPT
- a CDS encoding SDR family NAD(P)-dependent oxidoreductase, encoding MRLKDKIVLITGAGSGIGKTTALLFASEGATVIVNDLSEESGQSTAEEIVRANGEALFVQADVTSPESVKAMVDRIIEKYGRIDVLFNNAGISGVGAVHELELDTWERVMKVNVNGVFLPSKYVVPHMMEKKRGSIINMSSCVAEIGLARRTAYAATKGAVLALTKSMQVDYASYGIRVNAILPGTILTPFVENYLKTAYDDAEKALEGIKKRQLSGELGLPIDVAYAALYLASDESRFMMGSPLYIDGGATFGKDA
- a CDS encoding sulfurtransferase encodes the protein MGISEQYPNDFLLVNADWVEQQLHDEQVVIIDARPKGYEEGHIPGAVSLTSGQLKAADGIHIISSERFTELAQERGINADTTVIVYDDGLSNNSARVFYALEYYGKWDNVRILNGGFTSWKASGKTISKDTVEARQGNFEATINPELITTQGQLVQELNGEQVVHLDARTIEEFRGTELRNNERGGYIPGAIHLEWTDTIDKTIPDQPKFKSYLALKQLFESAGVQKEKTIVPYCQTNVRGAHQYFVLRLLGYQNVRPYEGSWAEWGNDPNTPIAID
- the cysK gene encoding cysteine synthase A encodes the protein MMTQINKLYNSVTELIGNTPVIKLNRLVGKDDAEVYVKLELFNPSGSVKDRAASNMIIQAEKAGLLKPGSTIIEPTSGNTGIGLAMNAAAKGYRAILIMPDNMSLERINILKAYGAEVVLTAADERMPGAIKKALELKEEIANSFIPQQFENPANPDAHKGTTALEIIEQMEGRLDVFIATSGTGGTITGTGEVLKEKIPGIRIVVVEPKGSPVLSGGQAGPHKLVGTSPGFIPSILNTELYNEIVQVSDEDAIRTMRELASQEGILVGPSAGASVWTALEAAKKLGPDKRILCIAPDSGERYLSMNLF
- a CDS encoding LysM peptidoglycan-binding domain-containing protein, whose product is MDRGFFPGGGFGGGFGRPFFRPFPHPFFPNRFLFPFFSFSPFFFPFFRDEKTDDMLFAQHQAQHGDTLAAVGHKYNIPYSILEEANPHIANPNQLNPGEIVSVPRISNMVCQKSYSEMTGSMQQGQTMMQPSSAPRNG
- a CDS encoding GNAT family N-acetyltransferase, producing the protein MLQKFNAADRVLSNNTFISNEVQYNLLHRISESTGSSCLKADDETMIYAQSTGNNAWIWISKNISVTRQDELLQELIDFLKGTTLPGVSGEPTLTERFAQIYSKANSVQYQPTMRLESYFCSELHKPVNVRGTMRKATRENVETVAEFLAGFSEGAYGIVVDPATQIPEAVGIIDTGGLYLWFVDGHPASMANIAHRSPRHARINAVYTPASFRKKGYASALVAELCSIITSESLVPMLYADLNNPDSNKVYQKIGFVESGKIVNIKFK
- a CDS encoding SDR family NAD(P)-dependent oxidoreductase, which codes for MTTAQNLTGKVAFVTGGARGIGLETVRGLAKLGATVVIGARDAQKGNEVAQQFKQDGLNVESIKIDVNVHEDNVAAYQYFDKNYGKLDILINNAGILLDQENVSIEVINRTSTIPLNIVRDTFDANFFAQIDLTQLLLPLLLKSDAGRIVNLSSVLGSLTLHADSKSPIYSIKTFAYNASKTALNAFTIHLAAELKGTSIKVNSVHPGWVRTRLGGGAADIDEVEGSRTSILAATLPEDGPSGSFFYLDDTLPW
- a CDS encoding TetR/AcrR family transcriptional regulator gives rise to the protein MARSKEYDEDAVLHKAMQLFWEQGYEKTSVSDLVECMGIHRRSLYDTFSDKHTLFLKAMDRYADIMNTRLQRGIKQAETASQAIHFIFKYTIEDREGSSPMGCLFVNAAIELAGRDADIDSKATKGFATEEQLLSDIIQWGQQDGEFVSDLDAKDLAEPLLNTLLGLRVMARTSISKEKLYRIAEISIKALHK
- a CDS encoding methyl-accepting chemotaxis protein encodes the protein MLHKKNRLMLGLAGAAVLLNAIIFILAKNVKLSDGMGAHGSVFEMNSILQWAQNGIFLLPIVTLIFAAYCYFTNKEHDYLPWLIILTLTFSSFSIISGSGGSVEFHFSIFMVIAAAAYYDNVRLILLMTLLFILQHVLGFLFFPQLVFGTEHYPLLMVTIHAVFLVLTSSATILQIRSKRQITDQLEAERDSKDSKVRELLGHVQSLSEQIRTTSSNVSETIKQNVRTNKEMKYAFEEVTGGLGTQAWSLEQMGEKLRNIHVSIQSSLHSSELMEENASSTELSVVASHNEAGALLGDMVLIAQSVSKVEDTMVALKQSSRSAEAMIIRIQQMADQTELLALNASIEAARSGEYGRGFEVIAKEIRLLASDSQRAAEEIQDIMSAIRAESDLTASQLESEQDMVRISMGRVESFAKDFDRVKQTIDELLEFIPSMSQMMANIEEDSAGVTSEMSHISAVIEQGMSSMEELMGVCDNQIETVEKVEVEIEQLHELSLSLRQQFSS